One genomic window of Azospirillum sp. TSH58 includes the following:
- the dgcA gene encoding N-acetyl-D-Glu racemase DgcA, translated as MSSTARRLYVRRDTFPIAGTFRISRGAKTEAEVVVAEVVESCKRGRGECVPYARYGESLDETVKTLESLAGAVADGLDRERLRTLLPPGAARNALDCALWDLEAKQAGKPAWRLAGLPDAPKKLTTCYTLSVDEPAAMAASAKARAADHPLLKMKLTGEGDLDRVRAVREAAPATRLIVDANEAWTLEMLHRFAPVLADLGVELIEQPLPAGEDEALRGIDCPVPLGADESCHGLDSLDRLKGIYRVVNIKLDKTGGLTEALLLKQAAQESGFDIMVGCMVATSLAMAPAVLLAQGARYVDLDGPLLLAEDRTPALHYDGGTLFPPAPELWG; from the coding sequence ATGTCGTCCACCGCCCGCCGTCTTTACGTCCGCCGCGATACCTTCCCCATCGCGGGGACCTTCCGCATATCGCGCGGCGCCAAGACCGAGGCCGAGGTCGTGGTCGCCGAAGTGGTCGAATCCTGCAAGCGGGGCCGTGGGGAATGCGTGCCCTACGCCCGCTACGGGGAATCGCTGGACGAGACGGTCAAGACGCTGGAGTCCCTGGCCGGGGCGGTGGCGGACGGGCTGGACCGCGAGCGGCTGCGGACACTCCTGCCGCCGGGGGCGGCGCGCAACGCGCTGGACTGCGCGCTGTGGGACCTGGAGGCCAAACAGGCGGGCAAACCGGCCTGGCGGCTCGCCGGCCTGCCCGACGCGCCGAAGAAGCTGACCACCTGCTACACGCTGAGCGTGGACGAGCCGGCGGCGATGGCCGCCTCCGCCAAGGCGCGGGCGGCGGACCATCCGCTGCTGAAGATGAAGCTGACCGGGGAGGGCGATCTCGACCGCGTGCGCGCGGTGCGCGAGGCCGCCCCGGCCACCCGCCTGATCGTCGACGCCAACGAGGCCTGGACGCTGGAGATGCTCCACCGCTTCGCCCCGGTGCTGGCCGATCTCGGGGTGGAGCTGATCGAGCAGCCGCTGCCCGCCGGCGAGGACGAGGCGCTGCGCGGCATCGACTGCCCGGTGCCGCTGGGCGCCGACGAATCCTGCCACGGGCTGGACTCGCTCGACCGGCTGAAGGGCATCTACCGGGTGGTGAACATCAAGCTGGACAAGACCGGCGGCCTGACCGAGGCGCTGCTGCTGAAGCAGGCGGCGCAGGAGTCCGGCTTCGACATCATGGTCGGCTGCATGGTCGCCACCTCGCTCGCCATGGCGCCGGCCGTCCTGCTGGCCCAGGGCGCGCGCTACGTCGATCTCGACGGTCCGCTGCTGCTGGCCGAGGACCGCACGCCGGCCCTGCATTACGACGGCGGCACGCTGTTCCCGCCCGCCCCCGAACTGTGGGGATGA
- a CDS encoding CRTAC1 family protein, whose product MFFECSRLIDGNQPRLSNGITVTDVDGDGAFELVVTGYATNNLILKWDGSRLVDIAGPLLADPSGCAVAIAAADVDGDGREELYVLNSDRASGPKEMGDRLFACFGKHWLDLLAQPENAGMANRVAGRSVVAMDRHGHGRYGFVVAADGGPFRLFELSRRGRLEDAAEDAGIDLIGAGRGLLALPFLSDRVDLFACNEGGPNFLFRNLGDGTYEEIAEERGVADSRFAGRAVTAVDGPGYGGFGLLVGAWEGPQRLFVQRSGGGFVDEADPEMSFPGRVSSVIAADFDNDGYEELFFNLHGEPNRLFGWRDDRWQAIDLGDALEPKGLGTGAVVADIDGDGRLELLVAHGNGVGGGHGGGHGGGSPQPLSLYRTAANHNGWLRVLPLTPYGAPARGALVTCTANGRRQVRSVCAGSGYLCQMEPVAHFGLGSARAVERLEVRWPDGMTAIVENPPIGRLLTVPYPPE is encoded by the coding sequence ATGTTCTTCGAATGCTCGCGGCTGATCGACGGCAACCAGCCGCGCCTGTCCAACGGCATCACCGTGACCGACGTCGACGGTGACGGGGCATTCGAACTGGTGGTCACGGGCTACGCCACCAACAACCTCATCCTCAAATGGGACGGCTCCCGGCTGGTGGACATCGCCGGGCCGCTGCTGGCCGACCCCTCGGGCTGCGCGGTCGCCATCGCCGCCGCCGACGTGGACGGCGACGGGCGGGAGGAGCTGTATGTCCTGAACTCCGACCGGGCGAGCGGGCCGAAGGAGATGGGCGACCGGCTGTTCGCCTGCTTCGGCAAGCACTGGCTCGACCTGCTGGCCCAGCCGGAGAACGCCGGCATGGCGAACCGCGTCGCCGGGCGGTCGGTGGTCGCCATGGACCGGCACGGCCATGGCCGTTACGGCTTCGTCGTGGCGGCGGACGGCGGCCCCTTCCGCCTGTTCGAGCTGAGCCGGCGCGGGCGGCTGGAGGACGCGGCGGAGGACGCGGGCATCGACCTGATCGGCGCCGGGCGCGGGCTGCTCGCCCTGCCGTTCCTGTCCGACCGCGTCGACCTGTTCGCCTGCAACGAGGGCGGACCGAACTTCCTGTTCCGCAATCTGGGCGACGGAACCTACGAGGAGATCGCCGAGGAGCGGGGTGTCGCCGACTCGCGCTTCGCCGGGCGGGCGGTGACCGCGGTGGACGGGCCGGGCTATGGCGGATTCGGGCTGCTGGTCGGCGCCTGGGAAGGGCCGCAGCGCCTGTTCGTCCAGCGCTCCGGCGGCGGCTTCGTCGACGAGGCCGATCCCGAGATGTCCTTTCCAGGCCGGGTGTCCAGCGTGATCGCCGCCGATTTCGACAACGACGGCTACGAGGAGCTGTTCTTCAACCTGCATGGCGAGCCCAACCGCCTGTTCGGGTGGCGCGACGACCGCTGGCAGGCCATCGATCTCGGCGACGCGCTGGAGCCCAAGGGGTTGGGGACCGGGGCGGTGGTGGCCGACATCGACGGTGACGGACGGCTGGAACTGCTGGTCGCGCATGGCAATGGGGTGGGCGGCGGGCATGGCGGCGGGCATGGCGGCGGATCGCCGCAGCCCCTGTCGCTCTACCGCACGGCGGCGAACCACAACGGGTGGCTGCGCGTGCTGCCGCTGACCCCCTACGGCGCCCCGGCGCGCGGCGCCTTGGTCACCTGCACGGCCAACGGGCGGCGGCAGGTGCGGTCCGTCTGCGCCGGCTCGGGCTATCTCTGCCAGATGGAGCCGGTGGCCCATTTCGGGCTGGGCAGCGCCCGCGCGGTGGAGCGGCTGGAGGTGCGCTGGCCGGACGGCATGACGGCCATCGTCGAGAACCCGCCCATCGGCCGGCTGCTGACCGTTCCCTATCCGCCGGAGTGA
- a CDS encoding PAS domain-containing protein — MAHSAVLSPGPRDRTLTGVERFFDADEVIVSKTDLKGRITYANRVFQRVAGYSEAELMGAPHSIVRHPDMPRCVFKLLWDTLGAGQEIFAYVVNRARNGDHYWVFAHVTPSYDVNGRLVGYHSSRRVPDRGAIDKVVPLYRTLLDIENRHEDRKQGMNEAFATVVGLLTEKGIGYDEFVFSL, encoded by the coding sequence ATGGCACACAGCGCTGTTCTCAGTCCCGGCCCCCGCGACCGGACGCTGACCGGGGTCGAGCGGTTCTTCGACGCCGACGAGGTCATCGTTTCCAAGACCGACCTGAAGGGCCGGATCACCTACGCCAACCGGGTGTTCCAGCGCGTCGCCGGCTACAGCGAGGCGGAGCTGATGGGCGCCCCGCACTCCATCGTCCGTCATCCGGACATGCCGCGCTGCGTGTTCAAGCTGCTGTGGGACACGCTGGGGGCGGGGCAGGAGATCTTCGCCTACGTCGTGAACCGGGCGCGCAACGGCGACCACTACTGGGTCTTCGCCCACGTCACCCCCAGCTACGACGTCAACGGCCGGCTCGTCGGCTACCACTCGTCGCGCCGGGTGCCGGACCGCGGCGCCATCGACAAGGTGGTGCCGCTCTACCGCACGCTTCTGGACATCGAAAACCGCCACGAAGACCGCAAGCAGGGCATGAACGAGGCCTTCGCCACCGTTGTCGGGCTGCTGACGGAGAAGGGGATCGGGTATGACGAATTCGTCTTCTCTCTCTAA
- a CDS encoding methyl-accepting chemotaxis protein, producing MTNSSSLSKAFGLGAVAALLVAVLLVTDSLDVGGAPLRIGIGAAALAALVGVMLCMVRARAAVGQAVAVCQAVSRGDFEARVVNVREKGDLGELMHALNDSIDRTDAFIREATASMSYVSANKYFRRIVLKGMQGNFLHASRTINTATDAIAAKVKGFAGVTDRFETQIRAVCEQVSGTAHQLEMSARTMETDAQTATGKASSVAAAASQTGSSVGSVAVATEELSASIREIARQVEEVAKVAANAAGEAERSNALIAELSGAAKTVGEVVTLINDIASQTNLLALNATIEAARAGEAGKGFAVVAQEVKRLADQTAKATGDIAGQIAGIQSSTDVAVASIVGIGHTIQDINHIAGGIAAGIGQQGSAIRSIVSNMDQAAAGTRAVTEDIQDVTTAAERTSGTAHEVFAASERMSVQADRLTREVQLFLDEMHKVA from the coding sequence ATGACGAATTCGTCTTCTCTCTCTAAGGCGTTCGGGCTGGGGGCGGTCGCCGCGCTGCTCGTCGCAGTGCTGCTGGTGACCGATTCGCTGGACGTCGGCGGCGCGCCGCTGCGCATCGGGATCGGGGCCGCGGCCCTGGCCGCGCTGGTCGGCGTCATGCTGTGCATGGTCCGCGCCCGCGCCGCGGTGGGGCAGGCGGTGGCGGTCTGCCAGGCGGTGTCGCGCGGCGACTTCGAGGCGCGGGTGGTCAACGTGCGGGAGAAGGGCGACCTCGGCGAGCTGATGCACGCCCTGAACGACTCGATCGACCGCACCGACGCCTTCATCCGCGAGGCCACCGCCTCGATGAGCTACGTGTCGGCCAACAAGTATTTCCGGCGGATCGTCCTGAAGGGCATGCAGGGCAATTTCCTGCACGCGTCGCGCACCATCAACACCGCCACCGACGCCATCGCCGCCAAGGTGAAGGGCTTCGCCGGGGTGACCGACCGCTTCGAGACGCAGATCCGCGCGGTGTGCGAGCAGGTGTCCGGCACCGCCCACCAGCTGGAGATGTCGGCCCGCACCATGGAGACCGACGCCCAGACCGCCACCGGCAAGGCGTCCTCGGTCGCCGCCGCCGCGTCGCAGACCGGCTCCTCGGTCGGCAGTGTCGCCGTCGCGACGGAGGAGCTGTCGGCGTCCATCCGGGAGATCGCCCGGCAGGTGGAGGAGGTCGCCAAGGTCGCCGCCAACGCGGCGGGCGAGGCCGAGCGCTCCAACGCGCTGATCGCCGAGCTGTCGGGGGCCGCCAAGACGGTGGGCGAGGTGGTCACCCTCATCAACGACATCGCCAGCCAGACCAACCTGCTGGCGCTGAACGCCACCATCGAGGCGGCCCGCGCCGGGGAAGCCGGAAAAGGCTTCGCCGTGGTGGCGCAGGAGGTCAAGCGGCTGGCCGACCAGACCGCCAAGGCCACCGGCGACATCGCCGGGCAGATCGCCGGCATCCAGTCCTCCACCGACGTGGCGGTCGCCTCCATCGTCGGCATCGGCCACACCATCCAGGACATCAACCACATCGCCGGCGGCATCGCCGCGGGAATCGGGCAGCAGGGCTCGGCGATCCGCTCGATCGTCAGCAACATGGATCAGGCCGCCGCCGGCACCCGCGCCGTCACCGAGGACATCCAGGACGTCACCACCGCCGCCGAGCGCACCAGCGGCACCGCCCATGAGGTCTTCGCGGCATCGGAGCGGATGAGCGTCCAGGCCGACCGCCTGACCCGCGAGGTCCAGCTTTTCCTCGACGAGATGCACAAGGTCGCCTGA
- a CDS encoding methyl-accepting chemotaxis protein, which produces MSVAGNELFELSRGVLDVASRKVSLIEDITRRTKMLAMNALIEASRAGDAGRGFAVVANEVSEISKQVNTITKELRSEIVSRVDHLTTTGSAMVQEMHGRRLADLSLNMIEIIDRNLYERSCDVRWWATDSAVVDCAADPTEVNRQHASHRLGVILESYTVYLDLWIADLKGEVIATGRPGRYPGALGARVGDEGWFRQALATRNGGEFTVGDVARNGRLEDRVVATYATAIRRGGEADGDPIGVLGIFFDWEPQAAAVVQGVRLEDEERSRSRCLLLDARHRVIASSDGRGILSETVQLRRNGESMGHYADAAGRTYGYALTPGYETYKGLGWYGVIVQDPDPRQQQAPATSGMNGRVGMNGAGLHG; this is translated from the coding sequence ATGAGTGTGGCCGGAAACGAACTGTTCGAGCTTTCCCGGGGCGTCCTGGACGTCGCCTCCCGGAAAGTGTCTTTGATCGAAGACATCACCCGCCGCACCAAGATGCTGGCGATGAACGCCCTGATCGAGGCGTCGCGGGCCGGCGACGCCGGGCGGGGCTTCGCGGTGGTGGCGAACGAGGTCTCCGAGATCTCCAAGCAGGTGAACACCATCACCAAGGAACTGCGGTCGGAGATCGTCTCCCGCGTCGATCACCTGACCACCACCGGCAGCGCCATGGTGCAGGAGATGCACGGGCGGCGTCTGGCCGACCTGTCGCTCAACATGATCGAGATCATCGACCGGAACCTGTACGAGCGGTCCTGCGACGTGCGCTGGTGGGCGACCGACAGCGCGGTGGTGGACTGCGCCGCCGACCCGACGGAGGTGAACCGCCAGCACGCCTCCCACCGGCTGGGCGTCATCCTCGAGTCCTACACCGTCTATCTCGACCTGTGGATCGCCGACCTGAAGGGGGAGGTGATTGCCACCGGCCGGCCCGGCCGCTATCCCGGCGCCCTGGGCGCCCGTGTGGGGGACGAGGGCTGGTTCCGCCAGGCGCTGGCCACGCGCAACGGCGGCGAGTTCACGGTGGGCGACGTGGCGCGCAACGGCCGCCTGGAGGACCGGGTGGTCGCCACCTACGCCACCGCGATCCGGCGCGGCGGCGAGGCGGACGGCGATCCGATCGGCGTGCTGGGCATCTTCTTCGACTGGGAACCGCAGGCCGCCGCCGTCGTCCAGGGCGTCCGGCTGGAGGATGAGGAGCGCTCCCGCTCGCGCTGCCTTCTGCTCGACGCCCGGCACCGGGTGATCGCCTCGTCCGACGGGCGCGGCATCCTCAGCGAGACCGTCCAGCTCCGCCGCAACGGGGAGAGCATGGGCCATTACGCCGACGCCGCCGGCCGCACCTACGGCTACGCCCTGACGCCGGGCTACGAGACCTACAAGGGGCTGGGCTGGTACGGGGTGATCGTGCAGGACCCGGACCCGCGCCAGCAGCAGGCGCCTGCAACCTCCGGTATGAACGGGCGCGTGGGAATGAACGGGGCCGGGCTTCACGGGTAA
- a CDS encoding cupin domain-containing protein, with translation MSVPAGNLLAGLPPGVLLDELFTTLTESAASSGTVRIERILSTGQASPDGFWYDQDWDEFVLVVQGAARLQLEGEAERALGPGDWLMIPAGRRHRVAWTDPAAPTVWLAVHIGEQKPPQARGQGEDA, from the coding sequence ATGAGCGTCCCGGCCGGCAACCTGCTGGCGGGCCTGCCGCCCGGTGTCCTGCTGGACGAGCTTTTCACGACATTGACGGAGTCGGCGGCATCGTCCGGGACGGTGCGGATCGAACGCATCCTGTCCACCGGTCAGGCGTCCCCCGACGGCTTCTGGTACGATCAGGACTGGGACGAGTTCGTGCTCGTCGTCCAGGGCGCCGCCCGGCTGCAGCTTGAGGGCGAGGCGGAGCGCGCGCTCGGACCCGGCGACTGGCTGATGATCCCGGCCGGGCGGCGGCACCGCGTGGCCTGGACCGATCCCGCCGCCCCGACCGTCTGGCTGGCCGTCCACATCGGCGAACAGAAACCGCCGCAAGCAAGGGGGCAGGGGGAGGACGCATGA